The DNA window TCCAGAATATTAGTCAATAATGAAACCGTTCGTTTGGATGAACTTGATGCACATTCGCTAGATGACAAAGATATTTTACTTATTGTAGACCGAATCGTGGTCAATGCTGAAACTTCAGCCGAGGAGGAATTTTACAATCGACTTGCCGATGCGGTTCAAACTGCTTTTTACGAAGGCAAAGGCATCTGCTATTTACAGGAATTAAATTCGCACCAACGCTTTTCGTACAGCAATAATTTCGAACTCGACGGGATTACTTTTTTAGAACCAAACGTTCATTTGTTCAGTTTTAATAATCCGTATGGCGCTTGTCCGGTTTGCGAAGGCTACGGAAATATTATCGGAATTGACGAAGAATTGGTCATTCCCAATACTTCATTATCTATTTTTGAAAATGCCATTTATCCTTGGCGTGGCGAGAGTATGGGCTGGTTTAGGGATGAATTGGTTAATAGTGCCTACAAGTTTGATTTCCCGATTCATAAACCTTTTTTCGAACTTTCTGAATCGCAAAAGGAATTAATTTGGACAGGAAATAAATTTTTTCAAGGGTTGAATGCTTTCTTCAAAGAATTGGAAGAAAAGAATTATAAAATCCAAAATCGGGTGATGCTTTCGCGCTATCGTGGCAAAACCAAATGCCACTCTTGCAAAGGAAAACGACTTAGGATAGAAGCTTCTTACGTAAAAATAAATGGCAAAACCGTTTCAGATTTGGTTGATTTGCCAATTAAACATTTGGTTACTTTTTTCAAAAACATCGATTTGAATGTGTATGAAAATCAAATTGCCAAGCGCTTATTAGTAGAAATCAACAATAGATTGTCGTTTTTGACCGAAGTCGGATTGGATTATTTGACTTTAAATAGAAACTCGGCGACACTTTCGGGCGGTGAATCACAACGTATTAATTTGGCGACTTCATTGGGAAGTAGTTTGGTAGGTTCGATGTATATTTTAGACGAACCCAGCATCGGTTTGCATCCAAAAGATACCGAACGATTGATTAAAGTTTTGGAATCCTTACGTGATTTAGGAAATACGGTCATTGTTGTAGAGCACGATGAAGATATTATGAAAGCCGCCGATATGATCATTGATATCGGACCCGAAGCCGGAACTTTTGGCGGCGAATTGGTTGCTCAGGGAACATTCGACGAAATCTTGAAATCGACTTCTCTTACAGCCAAATATTTGAATGGCGAGCTGGAAATAAAAACGCCTAGAATCCGCAGAAAATGGAGCAATTACATTGAAATTCTTGGAGCAAGAGAGAACAATTTACAAAACATAGACGTCAAATTTCCTTTAGAATGTTTGACGGTTATTACGGGAGTTTCAGGAAGTGGAAAAAGTACTTTGGTCAAAAAAATTCTATTTCCAGCGATGCAGAAAAAGTTGGACGGTGTGGGCGATAAAGCAGGACAATTCTCTGAAATGAGGGGTTATTATCACAAAATCCAGCACATTGAGTACGTCGATCAAAACCCAATCGGAAGAAGTTCTCGATCGAATCCTGTTACCTATATCAAAGCGTATGACGATATTCGGGATTTGTTTGCCAAAGAAAAACTGTCAAAAATTCGCGGATATCAAGCCAAACATTTTTCGTTTAACGTAGATGGCGGAAGATGTGAAACCTGCAAAGGCGAAGGAACCATCAATGTTGAAATGGTTTTTATGGCCGATGTGCAATTGCATTGCGAAACTTGTAATGGCAAACGATTCAAAAAAGAAGTTTTAGAAGTTACTTTCGAAGGCAAGAACATTCACGATGTTCTGACGATGACTGTTGATGATTCGATTTCTTTTTTTACAGCCAACAAGCAAACCAAGATAATTCAAAAATTGCAACCTCTACAAGATGTCGGTTTGGGTTATGTTCAGTTGGGACAATCATCATCAACCCTTTCTGGTGGTGAGGCGCAACGTATCAAACTGGCTTCATTTCTGGTGAAAGGTGCTACAAAAGAAAAAGCACTTTTTGTATTTGATGAACCTACAACAGGATTGCATTTTCACGACATCAAGAAACTTTTGGCTTCATTTGAAGCGCTGATTGATAAAGGACATTCCATATTGGTCATTGAACACAATTTGGATTTAATAAAATGTGCCGACTGGATTATTGACTTGGGACCAGAAGGTGGCGAAAACGGAGGGCAATTACTCGCCGAAGGAACGCCTGAAGATGTCATAAAAAACAAAAAGTCGGTTACAGCGAAGTATTTGAAAGAAAAACTTTAATGTTTGTGAATCAATTTTTAAGTTTAAAAAAGTTTGTCTGAGTTCAACTTTTTTTTAGTATTATTGAGCTAACCAAAAACCATTTAAAACGCTATACAGAACCCTTTAATTAAACCAGAAATAAACCGATGATAAAAAAAATATTTTATGTTTTACTGACCTTTATTGCAGTGGCATGCACACACAAAATCGATAAAAAAGCGATAATCAAAAACATTTCAAATGACAAACTTACAGTTAAAAGAGTAGATGTAATTCAAGAATCTAATTATTATAACGTATTAACTGATGTTCAAAATTCGGTATCTTCTTCGAAAGAAGCGTGGAGGAATTCCCCAGAGCTTAATCAATTGCACCGATTAATAACAATTGATAAAGTAAGTAATGCCTTCATTGCAAAGCTTAAAGCGGGAAATTATTCGAATGAGTCAAAAGTCATTGCCTATCGATTTATAAAGATAGATAAATCTAAAAAATTTATAGGCTACGCCGTAATTTTATTTCAAGGCGAAAGACAAGTTACTTTATTCTATGAATTACATCCTTATCCCTATGATTACTATCCTTCTGGTGGGGTGAAACAGCTAATTAATAAAGGTCTTGTAAAAGAAATTAATCAAATTGAAGCTGAATACAATAAAAATTTACCTGCAAATAAAAAAAATTAATATCGGATAGTATAAAAAATTAAATTACCCGATATTTTTTGTATCTTTGTCGGATTATGTCGAAAATAGACTTAGGATATCGAACAGAATTTCAATCAACCTTTGAGCGATTGTACCAAAAAAAGCAAGATTTGCAAGCCAGCAGACCTTTGCCAAACATAGCTTTGAATAAAATCAGAGAAAGTTTATCAATAGAATGGACCTATAATTCGAATAGTATCGAGGGAAACACTTTGAGTTTAAGAGAAACGCAAATGGTACTTCAGGAAGGCATTACCATAAAAGGAAAATCACTACGAGAACATTTCGAGGCACACAATCACGACAAAGCCATTGATTATTTATTTTCGATAATCAACGATAATTATGTTTTGCGAAGTATTGATATTTTGTCATTGCACGGCTTAGTCTTGCGTTCTATTGAAGAAGATTTTGCAGGGCGAATTAGAAACGGTGGTGTTCGCATTTCAGGCGCTAATTTTGTTCCCCCAAACGCCAATAAAGTTTCCGATTTGTTGGATGAATTGATTGATTTTGTCAATACCAATCCTATGGAATTGAACGATATTGAATTGGCAACCATTTTTCATCATAAATTGGTTTGGATCCATCCTTTTTTTGACGGTAACGGAAGAACGGTTCGGTTGAGTATGAATTTATTATTGATGCGTTGTGGTTTTCCGCCCGCCATTATCCTCAAAAACGATCGAAAAAAATACTACGAAGCGCTCAATCAAGCCAATAATGGCAATTATCAAAAACTAATGCTTTTGATGTGTCAAGCCTTGGAACGCAGCCTTAATATTTATTTGAATGCGATGCCTGACAGCAATACTGATTTTCAAAAAATTTCGGATATTGTGAGTGAACCAAATAGTCCTTATGGTCAAGAATACATCAGTTTACTGGCGCGTACCGGCAAAATTGACGCCTACAAAGAAGGCCGAAATTGGTACACTACCAAAGAAGCCATTGAGGATTATATTGAAAACAGACAGAGAAAAAGAGTTTTTTAGTGTTCAGTTGGAAATCGACTGAACACTAACTACCGCATACCTGTCTGCCGACCGGCAGGCTGAACACTCTTTTACTTGCTTTTCTCACCCACAAAATAGTCGTTCGAGTTTTTGAACAAGACATTGAAAGTGGTCAAACTTCCATAAATTCGGGTGATGTACTGTTGCAAATCGATTTTATCCGCTTCCTCAAGAGTACTTGCATTAATTTTTTGTTCCATTACACGAATTCGATCACGAACCATCGTGATTTTATGAAAAAAAGTATCTATCGGAACTTCTTTGTTTTGCGTGTTTGTACCGGGCTCCAAAATTATTTTACCGCCTTTCCATTTGTCGGCAATGGGGACAATTTGGGAAACATCGCTCCATTTTTCTAGAATTTTTTTCAAAGATTTTTCGACATCATAAAAGCTAACGGAGTCCACTTCGCCTTCAACAGCTTCTATAATTTCAAAATCGCTGTCAATATCGATTGTTTCCAATCCGCTTTCGATAAAAGTAATCCAATAATGTTTGGAAGTTACATTAGTTACCACTCCAAGTCCAAAATCCTGGTGCTTGAGACGTGAGCCTATTCCTAAAATATTCATATTTATTTATTTTTAATGTTTACAAAATCTTTTCAATAAAATCCATTTTAATGAATTCCCAGTTTTTAGAAAGCAGACAATTGGGCTCAAAATCTAAATCGGCAGCTGTAAAATCGACAATCATTGGTCTAATTTTACTAAAATCATCATTGTATGGATAACGTTTTTGAAAATAAGAAATCATTTCATTAAAGGTTATTTTTTCTAAAAAATAATGCAAATCCCAAAAGTCTTTTTTCCTTCCTCCACGCAAAACAACATCGAGTTTCATAGCAATAATTTCCTCAAGAGATGCCATTCGAACTGTGTCCACAACCAATTCTTCAAAAACAAAATCATCGGTGTAGTATAAATCAATTTTTACGAAATCGTTTTTAGAATTGCCTACTTCGAAATAAGTTCCAAACGCAACAATATCAGTCGAACTTGTATTAAAATAGGTGTATTTGTTTTGAAGAAATTTTTTGACGCTCTTAAAATCAATCGAACGATATTCGGCATCTGTAAATAAATCGATATCAACCGACATCCTATGTCCAATTTGCAGGCTCAAAGCTGTTCCTCCAACGAGTCGAAAAGACGAAAAAATTTCTTCTCGCATCAAATCGAGCAGAATTTCTTGCAATAAAGGTGAAACCGTATTCCAATGCAAATTTTTCAAAATATGCTACAATTGATGTTTCAATAATTTGATTTTCTCTACAACTTCTTTCCCATAAAAACGGCTGATTTCCTCTTTCTCCTCTTCGGTTCCTCTTGAAAAAACACGCTTAACAACGGCTACTTTCATTTGTTCCCAATCTATTTTATCGAAAGTAGTATCCCAAAATAAACCTTTTCTTAATTTTGAAATATCGGGTGTCTGCTGATTTTTTTTCTTGGCTTGTTTTACATCATAGAAAACTTGTAGTGTCATCAAAAAACCTTCTTCTAAGCGCAGTTTTTCTTCTATTTTAAGTGATAATTCTACATTCATTCTGCGGTTGCCTTTTATAATTGCGCCCAATGTTTGAGGATGTTCGCCAATAGCCATAGCAAATTGCCTTTTGTTGATGTTGCGTTTCAACAATTCTCGCTCCAAGAATTTTCCGGGATGCACTCCCTTTATAATGTCTAGTGTAGTTTGCATATCACAAATGTAAACAATTTTGTTTACATAATATAGGAAATAAATTAATCTACATTCTTACCCGCTTTAATGAGCTATTATAGCAAATCGAATTCAATTGTTGTAACTTTGCTCTTTTGCCAAAATTTATGCTAGAAAACGATAACAACATTGAAGTATTGGGTGCGAGAGTGCACAATCTAAAAAATATAGACGTTAAAATTCCAAGAGAAAAACTCGTGGTCATAACCGGACTTTCGGGTTCGGGAAAATCATCTTTGGCTTTCGACACCATTTATGCCGAAGGGCAACGCCGTTACGTAGAAACTTTTTCGGCCTATGCCCGACAATTTCTAGGTGGCTTGGAACGTCCCGATGTCGATAAAATTGACGGACTATCCCCTGTTATCGCCATTGAACAGAAAACTACGAGTAAAAGTCCGCGCTCAACTGTTGGCACCATTACCGAAATTTATGATTTCCTACGTTTGTTGTATGCTCGTGCGGCTGATGCTTACAGTTACAACACGGGAGAAAAAATGGTTTCCTACGACGATGCGCAAATCAAAGAATTGATTACCCAAGATTTTGCCGGAAAACGAATCAATATTCTAGCCCCAATCATTCGCGCCCGAAAAGGTCATTATGCCGAATTATTCCAGCAAATTGCCAAACAAGGCTTTTTGAAAGTCCGTATTAATGGCGACATCAAAGACATTACCACTGGAATGAAACTCGACCGGTACAAAACCCACGACATCGAAATCGTGATTGATAGAATGGTGATTGAGGATACGCCTGACAACAAAAAACGCCTGACCGAAAGCATTAAAACCGCGATGTATCAAGGCGAAAATGTGTTGATGATTTTAGACCAAGATACCAATGAAATTCGGTTTTTTAGTCGGAATTTAATGTGTCCAACAACGGGTATTTCGTATCAAAATCCGGAACCTAATTTATTTTCCTTTAATTCCCCAAAAGGGGCTTGCGACCATTGCAAAGGCTTGGGAACGGTAAATGAAATCAATATCAAAAAGATAATTCCTAATCCTAAACTTTCCATAAACAAAGGTGGTTTTGCTCCTTTGGGCGAATATAAAAGCAGTTGGATGTTCAAGCAATTGGAAATCATTGGCGAGAAATTTGGTTTCAAATTGACCGACTCCATTTCGACGATTTCCGAAGAAGCAATGGAAATGATTTTGAATGGCGGCAAAGAAAAATTCTCTGTCGAATCGAAAGTTTTAGGCGTAACCAAAGAATATAAAATTGAGTTTGAAGGAATCGCACATTTCATCAAAAACCAATATGACGAAAGCGGATCTACTTCGATCAAACGCTGGGCAAAGGAATTTATGGACGAAGTGAATTGTCCTGTTTGCGATGGTTCCCGATTGAAAAAAGAAGCTTTGTTTTTCAAAATAAAAGACAAAAATTTATCGGAATTGTGTACTATGGATATTTCCGATGTGACCGCTTGGTTTCTGGATTTGGACAATCATTTATCCGACAAACAAAAAATCATCGCGACCGAAGTAATCAAAGAAATCAAGGATCGATTAAACTTTTTGATGAATGTTGGTTTGGATTATTTGGCTTTAAGCCGAAGTTCCAAATCGCTTTCGGGCGGCGAGGCACAGCGCATCCGATTGGCGACACAAATTGGCTCTCAATTGGTGGGTGTTTTGTATATTTTGGACGAGCCAAGCATTGGATTACACCAAAGAGACAATGCTAAATTGATTCATTCCTTAGAGCAATTGCGCGACATTGGCAACTCGGTAATCGTCGTGGAGCACGATAAAGATATGATTGAGCAGGCCGATTATGTGATCGATATTGGTCCAAAAGCGGGGAAATATGGTGGCGAAATTATTAGCATTGGAACTCCAGCAGAAACACTACAATCAAATACCATTACGGCTCAATATTTGAATGGTAAAATGAAATTAGAAATTCCAAAAAAACGCCGTGAAGGCAATGGGAATTTCCTGAAACTGACGGGTGCCACTGGAAATAACTTGAAAAATGTTGCGGTAGAATTGCCTTTGGGCAAAATGATTTGCGTAACTGGAGTTTCGGGCAGCGGAAAATCGACATTGATTAATGAAACCCTTTACCCGATTTTAAACGCTTATTATTTTAATGGTGTCAAAAAACCGAAACCGTACAAAAAAATTGAAGGTTTGGAACATATTGATAAAGTGATTGATATAGACCAAAGCCCTATTGGAAGAACGCCACGCTCAAATCCTGCGACCTATACTGAGGTTTTTACCGAAATTAGAAATCTGTTTACGATGACTTCCGAGAGTATGATTCGGGGTTACAAAGCAGGACGTTTTAGTTTTAATGTGAAAGGTGGACGTTGCGAAACCTGCGAAGGTTCTGGAGTTCGAACGATAGAAATGAACTTTTTGCCCGATGTTTATGTAGAATGTGAAAGCTGTCAAGGAAAGCGTTTCAACAGAGAAACTTTGGAGATTCGCTATAAAGGAAAATCCATTTCGGATGTGTTGAATATGACGATTGACGAAGCCGTTCCTTTCTTTGAAAACATTCCGAAGATTTATCGAAAAGTCAAAACCTTACAAGATGTTGGTTTGGGATATATTACATTGGGTCAACAAAGTACCACACTTTCGGGAGGCGAAGCACAGCGCATCAAACTAGCGGGAGAATTATCTAAAAAAGATACCGGAAATACGTTTTATATTCTCGATGAACCTACAACTGGATTGCATTTTGAAGATATTCGGGTGTTGATGGAAGTGATTAATAAATTGGTCGATAAAGGCAATACCATCTTAATTATCGAGCACAATATGGACGTAATCAAACTAGCCGATTACATCATCGACATTGGTCCTGAAGGTGGAAAAGGTGGTGGTGAAGTAGTTGCCAAAGGAACTCCGGAAGAAGTTACCAAAAACAAAAAAAGTTATACCGCTCAGTTTTTAAAGAAGGAGTTGGTTCAGTTTTAGCATCAAAAAAAGCATCATTATCTAACTATAATGATGCTTTTTTGATGATGAAATAGACTTTAGCGAAGTCTTTTTCTATAGTTTTTGTGTAAAGCAAAAAGTTACAAGGTTACGACATCTAGCGCATTACTATTGTTTTTTACCGATGATTTTTTATTGATTTCTGCAAAATTTAGTGGCAGAAATTCATTGAAACCGGCACTTTCGATTATTTGTTCTTCCTCTGCAATTATTTTTTCAATTGTTTTGCTTGGTTTTGTGACTAAAATTGGTTCAGGATATAGAAAACCAGAGTCATCAATTGATGTAATTTTCAATTGTTGGTTGACTGCTGCTGTTTTCAAAACGGCGATTGCATCGTAAGCATTAGACAATTCTGCATATTTCAGAGCAGTAAATCCTTGGCCATCTTTAATGTCACGATCGGCACCTTTTAGCAATAAGTATTCAATAATTTCTACTTTGTTATAGCGCGCAGCATACATCAGGGGGGTTAGTCCGTTTATTTTCTTATTCACTTTCGTGCCACTTTCTATAATTTGCTTCACTGTTTCTATTTCCCCTTTGCTAATGGCAACGGCTAAAATAGATGGAGTTTCGGAAAATACATTTAGTTTTTTTTGATTTCCACTAACGGTAGTATTGGAAGCAACGGAAATAGTAGAAAATGCAAATAAGGTAATTCCTAAATAAATGATAAAATTTTTCATTGTAATTAGATTTAAATTGTTAATTATTGTTGTTTTTGTTTTTAAGATTGTTTGTGAGTAAATTAGGTTTAAGAACGGTCTGCATCTGATTGACTTAATTTGCTTGCCTTATTATTAAAATATCAATAAAAATGATTAATTTTAAATATATCATAAAACAGACAGTCAATATTGCCATTTATTTATCAAATGTACAATTTATAAAGACGATATTCCAAGAAAAATAGGAAATATTTCTTCTTAAAATCAATTTTTATTCATTACGCATTCGATTGCTTATTTTTAGAAAGTAATCATTCTATAGCGGTGTATCTAATTGAATTAAATAATGTGTTTATGTTAATTAGTGGTGTTTTTAGTAAAAAATGTTTTTATAAAACCTGATTTACTAATAATTCAATAATAAAATGAATTTTTTTTGGAAATGAAGTTAATTATTGTTGGTCAAGTATTAAAATTGGAATAGTGCTACGGTCAAATTTATTAAATACAATACCCTCAAAACACCAAAGTATTGCCTAGAAATCAGTTTTAGTCATCCTCAGTAGAAATCTTTTGGCGACATTATAAAAATTATAAAAAGTATTGCTTCGCATTTTTTCAAAAAAGAATTACTTTAGCACTGAAGTCTAAATTGAAGCTTTCTTGAGGAGGATCAAGTCAGTTTTTAGACGGTAGATCAGATGACAATTGTAAAAGTTTAAAAATAAAGATTATGAAATTAGAAGATTTTGGTAACGATGAAGAAAAAGCCATTCAGGATAAACTGAAAAGAAAAACTTGGAATGAGATTCGTACCAATGACAGTTGGGGAATTTTCAAAATTATGTCTGAGTTTGTCAATGGTTATGAATCGATGGCTCGGATTGGACCTTGTGTGACCATATTTGGTTCAGCTAGAACTAAACCCAATAATCAATATTATCTTTTGGCTGAAAAAATTGCGTACAAAATCAGCAAAGCTGGCTATGGCATCATAACAGGTGGCGGTCCTGGCATTATGGAAGCGGGAAATAAAGGAGCGCACTACGGCGGAGGCACTTCGGTGGGCTTGAATATCGAATTGCCGTTTGAACAACATTTTAACCCCTTTATTGATAGTGATAAAAACCTGAATTTCGATTATTTTTTTGTTCGAAAAGTGATGTTTGTCAAATATTCACAGGGGTTTGTGGTTATGCCTGGTGGATTTGGAACCTTGGACGAAATGTTTGAAGCCTTGACTTTAATTCAAACCAAAAAAATTGGTAAATTTCCGATTATTTTAGTGGGAAGTGCTTTTTGGTCCGGATTGATCGATTGGATTAAGACGGTTTTACTGGAACAAGAACATACCATTAATCCTGAAGACCTAGACTTGTTTAAAATTGTCGATACGGAAGATGAAGTCCTAGATGTTCTGGATAAATTTTACAAAAAATACGATTTATCTCCTAACTTCTAAACCGTTTTCTATAAATAAGTTCACAACTAGATGGTCTACCTTTGAAATCAATTCCAAAATACCTCTTACTACTTTTAGTTTTCTTTGGCTCAACGAAACAGTATGGGCAACATCATTCTCTAATTGATGTAGAAGTCAATATAGACCATAAAACGCTGACCGTACTTCAGGAGATTGAATATTTTAATCAATCTGAGGACAGCTTGACTTCGATTGTTTTGAATGATTGGAACAATGCCTACTCAACGAAAACTTCACCTTTGGGAAAGCGTTTTTCGGACGAATTTTACAGAGGATTTCATTTGGCCGCCGATAAAGAGCGGGGGAGCACTCAAATAAAAAACATCACTAACAATGCTGCTGTTCCTCTTTCTTGGGAAAGAACTGAAAGAAATCCGGATTTGATTGTTGTGAAATTAAAGCAAAAGCTGGCTCCAAATGAAAAAATAGTATTGCATTTGGATTACATTGTAAAAGTTCCTAGCGATAAATTCACCAATTATGGCTACTCCGAGCGGGGTGGAATGTACCTAAAAAACTGGTTTCTAGCCGCTGCGCGCTATGAGAATCATTCCTTTATAAGGTACAACAATTTAAATTTAGACGATATTACCAATGCCGTTTCAAATTTTGATGTTTTAGTGCGAATCCCAAAAAACATCCAATTAACAAGCGATTTAAACGAAATCTCTACTACGCAGACTGACCGTTTTACCATTCACAAACTCCAAGGAAATACCAGAACTGACTTCAGTGTTTTTGTCGAGCCCGATACTAGTTTTCGTAGTTTCAAAAATAATACGGTGGAAGTTTTGACCAATTTAAGAGGCTATAAAGCGGACGAAATTCAGAAAGCGATTGCTATCGACCGCATCGTCACCTTTACCAGTGACTTAATCGGAAAACCTCATACCGAAAAAATCACCGTGGCGCAAGCCGATTATGACCGTAATCCGTTTTATGGATTGAACCAGATGCCGACTTTTTTGGTTCCTTTTCCGGATGATTTTCTTTTTGAAATTAAATTTTTGAAAACCTATTTGAATAATTATTTAAAAAATAATTTGAAGTTAGACCCGAGAAAAGACAATTGGATTTATGATGGGATTCAGGTTTATACCATGATGCGCTACATCGAGGAATATTATCCAGATTGCAAAATGACGGGTCGTATTTCGGATTTTAAATTATTCAAAGGCTTTCATCTTTTAAATTTAGAATTCAATGAGCAATACAGCTATTTTTATTTGCTAATGGCTCGAAAAAATTTGGATCAACCACTAGGAAACTCTAAAAACACTTTGATTAAATTCAACGAACAGATAGCAAGTAAATATAGGGCGGGTTTGAGTTTAATTTATTTGGATAACTATTTGGGGAATAACTCAGTTTCTACTAGTATTCGTCAATTTAATGCGCTGAATGCCGAAAAAATGGGTGCCCAAAATGATTTTGAAACCCTTTTGAAATCGAATACAAAAAAAGACATTGATTGGTTTTTTAAAACGATTATCAACTCCAGAGAAATTATTGATTATAAATTTGCCAATGTTTCGAAAACGACTGACAGCATTTCATTTTCTTTGAAAAATAAAACTAAAATTGCGGTACCCATTTCGGTTTATGGCTTGAAAAATGACAGCATCGTCTTCAAGAAATGGATAGAACCCAAATTGAACGACAGTATTTATACCTTGGAGCGAAAACAGGCAAACAAAATTGTTATCAATTATAAAAATGAAGTTCCGGAATTTAATTTGCGAAATAATTGGAAGAAATTAGAAGGCTTTTACCCTAATAATCGCCCGGTGAAATTTGCTTTTATTAAAGATTTAGAAGATCCTTACTACAACCAAATTATTTATGCGCCGATTTTAACCTACAATGTTTATGATGGCCTTTCGCCAGGAGTACGATTTCATAATAGAGCCATTTTAAATCGTCCTTTTGTCTATGATATCAATCCGACCTATTCGATAAAATCCGAATCATTGACCGGTTCCGCCATTTTTATGATTAACAAGGATTATAGAAATAGTACGTTCTTTAATGTCCGATATTCCGTTAGTGCTAATTATTTTCATTATGCGCCAGATGCCAGTTATTTGAAAATAAATCCAATGGTTTTAATGCAAATCCGAAGCGAAGATTATCGAGATAACCGCAAGCAATTTTTGCTGATGCGCCAAGTCATTATCAATCGCGAAAAAAGTGATATTGTTATTGATAGTTCGCTGCAAGATTATTCAGTTTTCGATTTAAAATACATCAACACCAGAACTGAATTGACGAATCATATTAGCTTCGTTGGGGACGTTCAGTTTTCGGGTGAATTTGGTAAAATTTCAACTGAAATACAATATCGAAAATTGTTCGAGGACAACCGCCAACTCAATCTGCGGATGTATGCAGGAGCATTTACATATAACAAAAGCAATTCGGATTTTTATAGTTTTGCTTTAGACCGACCCACCGATTACCTTTTTGATTATGCTTATTTGGGCAGATCCTCGGAGACGGGACTCGTCAGTCAAGAATTTATATTAGCTGAAGGCGGTTTCAAATCAAAACTTGAACCGGCCTACGGCAATCAATGGATAACAACACTCAACGGGAGTTATTCGATTTGGAATTGGATCGAAGCCTATGGAGATATTGGTTTTGTTAAGAACAGCAATCAAAAGGAAAAATTTCTATTTGACACGGGTATCCGATTCAATCTCTTGACAGATTACTTCGAATTATTTTTTCCGATATATTCCAGCAAGGGATGGGAAATTTCACAACCTCATTATAACGAAAAAATAAGATTTGTCATCACTCTCAATCCA is part of the Flavobacterium nackdongense genome and encodes:
- the uvrA gene encoding excinuclease ABC subunit UvrA, producing the protein MLENDNNIEVLGARVHNLKNIDVKIPREKLVVITGLSGSGKSSLAFDTIYAEGQRRYVETFSAYARQFLGGLERPDVDKIDGLSPVIAIEQKTTSKSPRSTVGTITEIYDFLRLLYARAADAYSYNTGEKMVSYDDAQIKELITQDFAGKRINILAPIIRARKGHYAELFQQIAKQGFLKVRINGDIKDITTGMKLDRYKTHDIEIVIDRMVIEDTPDNKKRLTESIKTAMYQGENVLMILDQDTNEIRFFSRNLMCPTTGISYQNPEPNLFSFNSPKGACDHCKGLGTVNEINIKKIIPNPKLSINKGGFAPLGEYKSSWMFKQLEIIGEKFGFKLTDSISTISEEAMEMILNGGKEKFSVESKVLGVTKEYKIEFEGIAHFIKNQYDESGSTSIKRWAKEFMDEVNCPVCDGSRLKKEALFFKIKDKNLSELCTMDISDVTAWFLDLDNHLSDKQKIIATEVIKEIKDRLNFLMNVGLDYLALSRSSKSLSGGEAQRIRLATQIGSQLVGVLYILDEPSIGLHQRDNAKLIHSLEQLRDIGNSVIVVEHDKDMIEQADYVIDIGPKAGKYGGEIISIGTPAETLQSNTITAQYLNGKMKLEIPKKRREGNGNFLKLTGATGNNLKNVAVELPLGKMICVTGVSGSGKSTLINETLYPILNAYYFNGVKKPKPYKKIEGLEHIDKVIDIDQSPIGRTPRSNPATYTEVFTEIRNLFTMTSESMIRGYKAGRFSFNVKGGRCETCEGSGVRTIEMNFLPDVYVECESCQGKRFNRETLEIRYKGKSISDVLNMTIDEAVPFFENIPKIYRKVKTLQDVGLGYITLGQQSTTLSGGEAQRIKLAGELSKKDTGNTFYILDEPTTGLHFEDIRVLMEVINKLVDKGNTILIIEHNMDVIKLADYIIDIGPEGGKGGGEVVAKGTPEEVTKNKKSYTAQFLKKELVQF
- a CDS encoding ankyrin repeat domain-containing protein is translated as MKNFIIYLGITLFAFSTISVASNTTVSGNQKKLNVFSETPSILAVAISKGEIETVKQIIESGTKVNKKINGLTPLMYAARYNKVEIIEYLLLKGADRDIKDGQGFTALKYAELSNAYDAIAVLKTAAVNQQLKITSIDDSGFLYPEPILVTKPSKTIEKIIAEEEQIIESAGFNEFLPLNFAEINKKSSVKNNSNALDVVTL
- a CDS encoding LOG family protein, which gives rise to MKLEDFGNDEEKAIQDKLKRKTWNEIRTNDSWGIFKIMSEFVNGYESMARIGPCVTIFGSARTKPNNQYYLLAEKIAYKISKAGYGIITGGGPGIMEAGNKGAHYGGGTSVGLNIELPFEQHFNPFIDSDKNLNFDYFFVRKVMFVKYSQGFVVMPGGFGTLDEMFEALTLIQTKKIGKFPIILVGSAFWSGLIDWIKTVLLEQEHTINPEDLDLFKIVDTEDEVLDVLDKFYKKYDLSPNF
- a CDS encoding gluzincin family metallopeptidase yields the protein MKSIPKYLLLLLVFFGSTKQYGQHHSLIDVEVNIDHKTLTVLQEIEYFNQSEDSLTSIVLNDWNNAYSTKTSPLGKRFSDEFYRGFHLAADKERGSTQIKNITNNAAVPLSWERTERNPDLIVVKLKQKLAPNEKIVLHLDYIVKVPSDKFTNYGYSERGGMYLKNWFLAAARYENHSFIRYNNLNLDDITNAVSNFDVLVRIPKNIQLTSDLNEISTTQTDRFTIHKLQGNTRTDFSVFVEPDTSFRSFKNNTVEVLTNLRGYKADEIQKAIAIDRIVTFTSDLIGKPHTEKITVAQADYDRNPFYGLNQMPTFLVPFPDDFLFEIKFLKTYLNNYLKNNLKLDPRKDNWIYDGIQVYTMMRYIEEYYPDCKMTGRISDFKLFKGFHLLNLEFNEQYSYFYLLMARKNLDQPLGNSKNTLIKFNEQIASKYRAGLSLIYLDNYLGNNSVSTSIRQFNALNAEKMGAQNDFETLLKSNTKKDIDWFFKTIINSREIIDYKFANVSKTTDSISFSLKNKTKIAVPISVYGLKNDSIVFKKWIEPKLNDSIYTLERKQANKIVINYKNEVPEFNLRNNWKKLEGFYPNNRPVKFAFIKDLEDPYYNQIIYAPILTYNVYDGLSPGVRFHNRAILNRPFVYDINPTYSIKSESLTGSAIFMINKDYRNSTFFNVRYSVSANYFHYAPDASYLKINPMVLMQIRSEDYRDNRKQFLLMRQVIINREKSDIVIDSSLQDYSVFDLKYINTRTELTNHISFVGDVQFSGEFGKISTEIQYRKLFEDNRQLNLRMYAGAFTYNKSNSDFYSFALDRPTDYLFDYAYLGRSSETGLVSQEFILAEGGFKSKLEPAYGNQWITTLNGSYSIWNWIEAYGDIGFVKNSNQKEKFLFDTGIRFNLLTDYFELFFPIYSSKGWEISQPHYNEKIRFVITLNPDKFIQLFTRKWF